From Vibrio crassostreae, one genomic window encodes:
- a CDS encoding adenosine deaminase — MDSFIKHLPKVELHLHIEGTLEPELMFELAKRNNVSIPFETPDQIREAYQFHNLQSFLDIYYQGANVLIHEQDFYDLTWAYLLKCQQDNVVHTEIFFDPQTHTERGISFDTIVGGITQALEQATQELGISSQLIMCFLRHLDEGSAFETLKQVLPYKDKIIAVGLDSSEQGNPPEKFKHVFQEAINQGFLTVAHAGEEGPAQNIIDALSLLSITRIDHGVRCIEDEELMEQLIAKRTPLTVCPLSNTKLKVFDTMQEHNIVELLRKGLCVTINSDDPAYFGGYMNDNFLAVANAHPVTKNELAQFSINAIEASFISPHAKEDLITQVRQYLVANT, encoded by the coding sequence ATGGATAGCTTCATCAAACATTTACCGAAGGTTGAGCTGCACTTACACATAGAAGGTACATTAGAACCAGAGCTAATGTTCGAGCTCGCCAAGCGTAATAACGTGTCGATTCCCTTTGAGACCCCTGACCAAATACGAGAGGCGTACCAGTTCCACAATCTTCAATCCTTTCTCGATATCTACTATCAAGGTGCTAACGTACTGATTCATGAGCAAGACTTCTACGATCTGACGTGGGCTTATCTGTTGAAGTGCCAGCAAGATAATGTGGTTCACACTGAGATATTCTTCGACCCTCAAACCCACACTGAACGTGGCATCTCCTTTGACACGATTGTAGGCGGCATTACCCAAGCACTAGAGCAAGCCACACAGGAACTCGGGATCAGCAGCCAACTTATCATGTGTTTTCTGCGTCATCTCGATGAAGGCAGCGCGTTCGAGACACTCAAACAGGTCTTACCTTACAAAGACAAAATCATTGCGGTTGGGCTAGATTCATCAGAACAAGGCAACCCGCCAGAGAAGTTTAAACATGTCTTCCAAGAAGCCATCAATCAAGGTTTTCTAACCGTCGCGCACGCCGGAGAAGAAGGCCCTGCGCAAAATATTATTGACGCTCTGAGCTTGCTAAGCATTACCCGAATTGATCATGGCGTTCGCTGTATAGAAGATGAAGAGCTGATGGAGCAGCTAATAGCCAAACGCACACCGCTGACGGTCTGCCCACTCTCGAATACTAAGCTCAAGGTCTTCGACACCATGCAAGAGCACAACATCGTCGAGCTGTTGAGAAAAGGGCTGTGCGTCACCATCAATTCCGATGATCCCGCTTACTTCGGCGGCTATATGAATGATAACTTCCTCGCCGTCGCCAATGCTCACCCAGTGACGAAAAACGAATTAGCGCAATTCAGTATTAATGCCATCGAAGCCAGTTTCATCTCGCCTCACGCCAAAGAAGATCTCATTACACAGGTACGCCAATACCTTGTTGCAAATACTTAA
- a CDS encoding NnrS family protein has product MLNITDKSVEDAIPAYLRLGFRPFFFLGSLYAVIAIVAWVIMFQNGQPEMLKVPALWWHVHEMLFGFSMAIVVGFVLTAVQTWTGVNGTKHYRLAALVGLWIAPRILFWTPAPLWLISSVEALFLIFAAYEIGFRVVKSKGWKNLFFVPLFILAIVANFASYATIKGMPPFPSSAVWQAMLWWFTLLLSVMGGRVIPFFTARRFDFEKAQPLVWLEWLANLPLVGLFVLSFFPLTFAQVGNELMVFAGVTQLVRFIRWKPWTTLSEPLVWSLHAAYLCIPLSLLLRGLLDNPFASHNMLHLFAIGGLSGLILAMITRVTMGHTGRAIYKGPSMALAFSAIFIAALVRSLGVTFFPAYLFEMVNISAGLWTLAFGLFIWKFGMMLLTPRVDGHPG; this is encoded by the coding sequence TTGTTAAATATCACAGATAAAAGTGTAGAAGATGCAATTCCTGCTTATCTTCGTTTGGGGTTTAGACCTTTCTTCTTTTTAGGCAGTCTCTATGCTGTGATCGCGATTGTGGCTTGGGTCATCATGTTCCAAAACGGTCAGCCAGAAATGCTAAAAGTACCGGCGCTTTGGTGGCACGTACACGAAATGCTGTTTGGTTTCTCAATGGCGATAGTGGTCGGTTTTGTGTTAACGGCTGTACAAACGTGGACGGGTGTCAACGGAACCAAGCACTATCGGTTAGCTGCCCTTGTTGGCTTATGGATCGCACCTCGCATTCTGTTTTGGACACCTGCTCCGTTATGGTTGATCTCGTCGGTTGAGGCGTTGTTCTTAATCTTCGCCGCCTACGAAATTGGTTTTCGTGTCGTGAAGTCGAAAGGCTGGAAGAATCTGTTCTTTGTACCACTGTTTATTTTGGCTATCGTGGCGAACTTTGCTAGTTACGCGACCATTAAGGGGATGCCTCCATTTCCTTCATCAGCGGTATGGCAAGCGATGTTGTGGTGGTTTACGTTGTTGCTGTCTGTAATGGGTGGGCGAGTTATTCCATTCTTCACGGCGCGTCGTTTTGATTTTGAAAAAGCTCAACCCTTAGTTTGGTTGGAATGGCTAGCGAATCTACCTTTGGTTGGTTTATTTGTGTTGAGTTTCTTCCCATTGACCTTTGCTCAAGTCGGCAATGAGTTGATGGTATTTGCAGGTGTAACCCAATTGGTACGCTTTATCCGCTGGAAGCCTTGGACAACTTTGTCTGAGCCTTTGGTGTGGTCGCTGCATGCGGCTTACCTATGTATCCCTCTAAGCTTGCTGCTACGTGGTCTGTTAGACAACCCGTTCGCGAGCCACAATATGCTGCACTTGTTTGCGATTGGTGGTCTGAGTGGGTTAATTCTTGCGATGATTACACGCGTGACGATGGGGCACACCGGTCGTGCTATCTATAAAGGGCCAAGTATGGCTTTGGCGTTCTCGGCTATTTTTATCGCGGCGCTAGTACGTAGTCTAGGTGTGACCTTTTTCCCGGCGTACTTATTTGAGATGGTCAACATCAGTGCGGGTTTATGGACGTTAGCATTTGGGCTATTTATCTGGAAGTTCGGCATGATGCTATTAACACCAAGAGTGGATGGTCACCCGGGCTAA